A portion of the Stigmatella aurantiaca DW4/3-1 genome contains these proteins:
- a CDS encoding tail protein produces MATVELPALYVDTVSPFAETRRPLLINRTPGPEEEDVPIDASLELELVDIGADGIARAATRVWVDDVLAFEGEASVEVAPAFAGPLAEVTQTADSLRVVLHPAVPLVSQSTVSVRVVSATDGGAHLLDETYTFTVEDRTAPRLVGAQALAPKSVRLAFDEGVRVPPSARFTFTFTFTARGAPAVPVAAIEAAADGPLVHLVLDTELTPDVVYEVRVEGVTDARGNLVLVPYHRATFAGFRPARPPSRSFQLWDMLPQHNRRDDVTGDLHRFIACLQEVTDLLLADLDAFPDVFDLERAPEAFLDAILQDLGNPFAFEMDVLARRRLAAILTEMYQQKGTALGLRNAIRFFLGIEVRAISPFASDTLVLGESELGVDWVLGPSERFARYAFNIEVERLLSQAERQRLRTLVEYLKPAHTHFVDLVEPLPPVLPEHWELGLSELGETSTLH; encoded by the coding sequence ATGGCCACGGTTGAGCTGCCCGCCCTCTACGTCGACACCGTCTCCCCCTTCGCCGAGACGCGCCGGCCCCTCCTCATCAACCGCACGCCAGGCCCCGAGGAGGAGGACGTCCCCATCGATGCCTCTCTGGAGCTGGAGCTGGTGGACATTGGCGCGGACGGCATTGCCCGGGCGGCCACGCGCGTCTGGGTGGACGACGTCCTCGCCTTCGAAGGCGAGGCCAGCGTCGAGGTGGCGCCTGCCTTCGCGGGGCCACTCGCGGAGGTGACGCAGACGGCGGACTCCCTGCGTGTGGTGCTCCATCCAGCAGTGCCGCTGGTCAGCCAGTCCACCGTCTCCGTCCGGGTCGTCTCGGCCACGGATGGCGGCGCGCACCTCCTCGACGAGACGTACACCTTCACCGTGGAGGACCGCACTGCGCCCCGGCTCGTGGGCGCCCAGGCCCTGGCGCCGAAGTCCGTGCGCCTCGCCTTCGACGAAGGTGTGCGGGTGCCCCCCTCGGCGCGCTTCACCTTCACCTTCACCTTCACTGCTCGCGGCGCTCCCGCGGTCCCAGTGGCCGCCATCGAGGCCGCGGCGGACGGCCCCCTCGTCCACCTCGTCCTCGACACGGAGTTGACGCCGGACGTGGTGTACGAAGTGCGCGTGGAGGGCGTGACGGACGCGCGCGGTAACCTGGTGCTCGTCCCCTACCACCGCGCCACCTTCGCGGGCTTTCGTCCGGCCAGGCCGCCCTCCCGGAGCTTCCAGCTCTGGGACATGCTGCCCCAGCACAACCGCCGCGACGACGTGACGGGGGACTTGCACCGCTTCATCGCCTGCCTCCAGGAGGTGACGGATCTGCTCCTTGCGGACCTGGACGCGTTCCCCGACGTCTTTGACCTGGAGCGCGCGCCGGAGGCCTTCCTGGACGCCATCCTCCAGGACTTGGGCAACCCCTTCGCCTTCGAGATGGACGTCCTCGCCCGGCGCCGCCTGGCCGCCATCCTCACGGAGATGTACCAGCAGAAGGGCACCGCCCTGGGCCTGCGCAACGCCATCCGCTTCTTCCTCGGCATCGAGGTGCGGGCCATCTCCCCCTTCGCCTCGGACACCCTCGTGCTGGGCGAGTCCGAGCTGGGCGTCGACTGGGTACTGGGCCCTTCGGAGCGCTTCGCTCGCTACGCCTTCAACATCGAGGTGGAGCGTCTCCTCTCCCAGGCGGAGCGCCAGCGCCTGCGCACCCTCGTCGAGTACCTCAAGCCCGCGCATACCCACTTCGTGGACCTGGTGGAGCCCCTGCCGCCCGTCCTACCGGAGCACTGGGAGCTGGGACTCAGCGAGTTGGGCGAGACGTCGACGCTGCACTGA
- a CDS encoding baseplate J/gp47 family protein, producing MEASTDVPLLPASTDYTHRDFDALRARLMALAKSVFPDWSDFDVASFGNVLLEMHAFLGDVLGFYQDNLARESRLSTATQRRNVIALARMLGYRLHGAQAATAEVELRLAQPPAAPVTFPAGIVIRTQEVTEAVRFQLMASVTIPAGATPPRVVAVVEHSKTHTQLFDARGLADFEAHLDFAPYLDGSARVSTAQGAFSEVDTFLNSRASDAHFLVSVDQGDKATVRFGNGTNGLPPAGTVAVVYKTGGGADGNVDAGRLVVVEGSFRDAHGHAVQVSVHNPAPASGGADRQTVASAKLLAPESLRAPTRTVSREDFEINARRLPSVARALMLTSNEDTSIPENAGILYVVPQGGGVPTPALKAQVLRQVTEVYPCTLTFQVSVQEPVYRRVDVAARLFLRQGASSQDVASRVRQALTAHFRISEADGTPNPHIDFGFNYRDAQGFPAGEVAWSDVFNVIRDVAGVRKLGDARMDLTLNGLPADVALTVRELPVLGSVTLQDGDTGRLL from the coding sequence GTGGAGGCCTCCACCGACGTGCCACTTCTTCCCGCGTCCACCGACTACACCCACCGCGACTTCGACGCCCTGCGCGCGCGCCTCATGGCGCTGGCGAAGAGCGTCTTCCCGGACTGGAGCGACTTCGACGTCGCCAGCTTCGGCAACGTCCTGCTGGAGATGCACGCCTTTCTCGGCGACGTCCTCGGCTTCTACCAGGACAACCTCGCCCGCGAGTCGCGCCTCTCCACTGCTACCCAGCGCCGCAATGTCATCGCCCTGGCGCGCATGCTGGGCTACCGGCTTCACGGCGCGCAGGCGGCCACGGCCGAGGTGGAGCTGCGCCTGGCCCAGCCTCCCGCTGCCCCCGTCACCTTCCCCGCCGGCATCGTCATTCGCACCCAGGAAGTGACGGAGGCCGTCCGCTTCCAGTTGATGGCCTCCGTCACCATCCCAGCCGGCGCCACCCCACCGCGCGTCGTCGCAGTGGTGGAGCATTCGAAGACGCACACCCAGCTCTTCGACGCCCGCGGCCTCGCCGACTTCGAGGCGCACCTGGACTTCGCCCCCTACCTCGACGGCTCCGCCCGCGTGTCCACCGCCCAGGGCGCCTTCAGCGAGGTGGACACCTTCCTCAACTCCCGCGCCTCCGACGCCCACTTCCTCGTCAGCGTCGACCAGGGGGACAAGGCCACCGTCCGCTTCGGCAACGGCACCAACGGCCTGCCTCCCGCTGGCACCGTGGCGGTGGTGTACAAGACGGGTGGCGGAGCGGACGGCAACGTGGACGCGGGCCGCCTCGTCGTCGTGGAGGGTAGCTTCCGGGACGCCCACGGCCACGCGGTGCAGGTGTCCGTCCACAACCCCGCCCCCGCCTCGGGCGGCGCGGACAGGCAGACGGTGGCCTCGGCGAAGCTGCTCGCCCCCGAGAGCCTCCGGGCCCCGACGCGCACCGTCTCCCGCGAGGACTTCGAGATCAACGCCCGGCGCCTGCCTAGCGTGGCACGTGCCCTCATGCTGACGTCCAACGAGGACACCAGCATTCCGGAGAACGCCGGCATCCTTTACGTGGTGCCCCAAGGCGGCGGAGTCCCCACGCCCGCGCTCAAGGCCCAGGTGCTGCGCCAGGTGACGGAAGTCTACCCGTGCACCCTCACATTCCAGGTGAGCGTCCAGGAGCCGGTGTACCGGCGCGTGGACGTCGCCGCGCGCCTCTTCCTACGCCAGGGCGCTTCGTCCCAGGACGTCGCCTCCCGCGTCCGCCAGGCGCTCACCGCCCACTTCCGCATCAGCGAGGCGGACGGCACGCCCAACCCGCACATCGACTTCGGCTTCAACTACCGGGACGCCCAGGGCTTCCCGGCCGGAGAGGTGGCCTGGTCGGACGTGTTCAACGTCATCCGCGACGTGGCGGGGGTGCGGAAGCTGGGCGATGCGCGCATGGACCTGACGCTCAACGGCCTGCCCGCGGATGTGGCGCTGACGGTGCGGGAGCTGCCGGTGCTGGGCAGCGTCACCCTGCAGGACGGGGACACCGGAAGGCTGCTCTGA
- a CDS encoding DUF6602 domain-containing protein: MLAQHEIRHGPTIGDMYEGLTQKGLSQTLPPAVRVVSGFARDADGGLSGQLDCMVVVGEGELVPNTLRWIYPIEQIIAVIEVKKNFTRADLSEGGAALGKLAWAKPAKIEIRRITVERAFETISGHAFPDDKNDIPSDLKMLCHILVGEAVSPVRILLGFHGYKTENGLRKALSEVIGNAVDTKQRGYSPRELPSLIVGEDAVAMKGNALPWGVPMVDGWLHLLFTSGKIGRGRAILEVIWSRLNYLGLVGVDVFGDDRKLDAWNLLLSAKFHADQNGWEYNLLAPKAPRARRTVNAVKLSTSWEPVRLTDEETELVAWLCMNVELDLDSLPSEAPPRTQLEALLLRLSSAGLVGSVAGFRNRYRLLTTECHVVRLADGTPFAGDNSSGRLTRWVMEQSTSRNKVPPL; this comes from the coding sequence ATGTTGGCTCAGCACGAGATTCGTCATGGGCCGACGATTGGGGACATGTACGAAGGGCTTACACAGAAAGGACTCAGCCAAACTCTTCCCCCTGCAGTGAGGGTGGTTTCCGGGTTCGCCCGAGATGCGGATGGGGGCCTCAGCGGACAGCTCGACTGCATGGTGGTAGTGGGCGAAGGAGAGCTCGTACCCAATACCCTTCGTTGGATCTACCCCATTGAGCAAATTATCGCCGTAATTGAAGTGAAGAAGAATTTCACGCGCGCGGACTTGAGCGAGGGGGGTGCGGCTTTAGGGAAACTCGCATGGGCAAAGCCTGCAAAAATTGAGATACGACGAATCACCGTGGAGCGAGCGTTTGAGACGATCTCGGGTCACGCATTCCCGGACGATAAGAACGACATTCCATCCGACCTGAAAATGCTGTGCCATATCCTTGTCGGCGAAGCCGTAAGCCCCGTGCGGATTCTTCTGGGGTTCCATGGGTACAAGACAGAGAACGGCCTCCGCAAGGCCTTGTCAGAGGTGATTGGTAATGCGGTGGACACAAAACAGCGTGGATACTCTCCGAGAGAGTTGCCCTCATTGATCGTGGGTGAGGACGCGGTCGCCATGAAAGGGAACGCTCTTCCTTGGGGTGTTCCGATGGTAGACGGTTGGTTGCACTTGTTGTTCACGTCCGGGAAGATTGGGCGGGGGCGGGCTATCCTTGAAGTGATTTGGAGCCGTCTGAACTACCTTGGGCTGGTTGGCGTTGATGTTTTCGGAGATGACCGAAAACTCGATGCATGGAATCTACTTCTGAGCGCCAAGTTCCACGCTGACCAGAATGGGTGGGAGTATAACCTTCTCGCTCCTAAAGCGCCCAGGGCGCGCAGGACTGTCAATGCGGTCAAACTCAGCACGTCCTGGGAACCGGTTCGTCTCACGGACGAAGAGACGGAACTCGTGGCATGGCTGTGTATGAACGTAGAGCTTGACCTCGATAGTCTTCCAAGTGAGGCACCTCCGCGAACGCAGCTTGAGGCCCTTCTTCTTCGTCTCTCGAGCGCGGGACTTGTCGGGTCTGTTGCTGGGTTCCGCAACCGCTACCGTCTATTGACGACAGAATGCCATGTTGTCCGTTTGGCTGACGGCACTCCTTTTGCCGGAGATAACAGCTCGGGTCGCCTGACTCGTTGGGTTATGGAGCAATCGACGAGCCGAAACAAGGTACCCCCTTTGTAG
- a CDS encoding GPW/gp25 family protein: MSRAPQNLLVPFRRDRKRDFAAGTGAELLASKVRQVLLTEGATPHSTGELPWRTNFGAGISRLRHQSNTTVLAELARVYVRDTLARWLPGVQLVQVRVEQDAAMLTLHVRVREGNTAADFDVPLAR; the protein is encoded by the coding sequence ATGAGTCGAGCGCCCCAGAATCTCCTCGTCCCCTTCCGCAGAGACAGGAAGCGGGACTTCGCCGCGGGCACTGGGGCCGAATTGCTCGCTTCGAAGGTGCGGCAGGTGCTGCTGACGGAAGGCGCCACGCCCCACTCCACCGGCGAGCTGCCCTGGCGCACCAACTTCGGCGCGGGCATCTCGCGACTGCGCCACCAGAGCAACACCACCGTGCTGGCGGAGCTGGCGCGCGTGTACGTCCGTGACACCCTCGCGCGCTGGCTGCCTGGTGTCCAACTTGTGCAGGTCCGCGTCGAGCAGGACGCAGCCATGCTGACGCTTCATGTGCGCGTGCGCGAGGGCAACACGGCAGCGGACTTCGACGTTCCCCTTGCCCGCTGA
- a CDS encoding phage baseplate assembly protein V, translated as MSTFDDDILAHDTRLLGMYVGYVTSRDDEAQLGRVRVCIPGVLEPESAWAWPLGTSGGGAKDTGFFAVPHVGAEVAVFFNMGDVDCPYYLSAHWGKPGGQSEVPEEAQVSPPDNRVLATPTFRVELDESAGKRKLKLTNRKTGDCLTFDAEENTVTLEATTALTLRAVGAISLEAAQVTIAGRVVRPIAEPI; from the coding sequence ATGAGCACCTTCGACGACGACATCCTCGCCCATGACACGCGCCTCCTCGGCATGTACGTGGGCTACGTCACCAGCCGCGACGACGAGGCCCAGCTCGGCCGCGTCCGCGTGTGTATCCCCGGTGTCCTCGAGCCCGAGTCCGCCTGGGCCTGGCCGCTGGGCACCTCCGGCGGTGGCGCCAAGGACACGGGCTTCTTCGCGGTGCCGCACGTGGGCGCCGAGGTGGCCGTCTTCTTCAACATGGGCGATGTCGACTGCCCCTACTACCTCAGCGCGCACTGGGGGAAGCCGGGCGGCCAGAGCGAGGTGCCTGAAGAAGCGCAGGTGTCTCCGCCCGACAACCGCGTCCTCGCCACGCCTACCTTCCGCGTCGAGTTGGACGAGTCTGCGGGGAAGCGGAAGCTGAAGCTCACCAACCGGAAGACGGGCGACTGCCTCACCTTCGACGCGGAGGAGAACACCGTCACCCTGGAGGCCACCACCGCCCTCACCCTGCGCGCGGTGGGCGCCATCTCCCTGGAGGCGGCTCAAGTCACCATCGCCGGCCGCGTCGTCCGCCCCATCGCCGAGCCAATCTGA
- a CDS encoding phage late control D family protein, which translates to MRLTLLAHEKARSGEPLSLEGRVLSLTFEDSATKADKLSLQLDNFDLALFDRAELVGGAVLEVSWGYPGLMAPPRRVVVKKLKGFQVLTVEGQALSALMHREAKTRTWKGKTRAQVVREVAAEYGYEEDSVHVEDTGESFDTIHQAGETDARLLRRLAAREEFEFHVDDRGLTFGPRNQASAPTQVLWWYTDAGRGDILSVNVESELGRRVGKVDVRGRDAMAKANIEAQASSATVERTTLADFLEVVDKRTGTTSLQLRNSTTSVQPTSASTPAQAQRESEARFRRAEAGTVKLSLQVVGNPSLRAKSVVEVRGISSFLSGRYFVTEAKHVLSASGYTCELKLSRDGTGQRQQASAEKQGQPQAGQHNTSAPATTGALKEVEAFERDTGTRYIEYRRDGQPIGVEDPEAGMSLPR; encoded by the coding sequence GTGCGTCTCACGCTGCTGGCACACGAGAAGGCCCGCAGCGGTGAGCCCCTCTCCCTTGAGGGGCGCGTCCTCAGCCTCACCTTCGAGGACTCCGCCACGAAGGCCGACAAGCTGTCCCTCCAGTTGGACAACTTCGACCTGGCGCTCTTCGACCGGGCGGAGCTCGTGGGCGGCGCGGTGCTGGAGGTGTCCTGGGGCTACCCGGGCCTCATGGCTCCTCCGCGGCGAGTGGTGGTGAAGAAGCTGAAGGGCTTTCAGGTGCTCACCGTCGAGGGCCAAGCCCTCAGCGCCCTCATGCACCGCGAAGCGAAGACGCGCACCTGGAAGGGCAAGACGCGCGCCCAGGTGGTGCGCGAGGTGGCCGCCGAGTACGGCTATGAGGAGGACTCCGTCCACGTCGAGGACACCGGAGAGTCCTTCGACACCATCCACCAGGCCGGGGAGACGGACGCGAGGCTCCTCCGGCGCCTGGCCGCGAGGGAGGAGTTCGAGTTCCACGTCGACGACAGGGGGCTCACCTTCGGCCCTCGCAACCAGGCCTCCGCGCCCACCCAGGTGCTGTGGTGGTACACGGACGCGGGCCGGGGCGACATCCTCTCCGTCAACGTCGAGTCGGAGCTGGGCCGCCGAGTGGGCAAGGTGGACGTGCGTGGCCGGGACGCCATGGCCAAGGCGAACATCGAAGCCCAGGCAAGCAGTGCCACCGTGGAGCGCACCACCCTCGCGGACTTTCTCGAGGTGGTGGACAAGCGCACGGGCACCACGTCGCTACAGCTCCGCAACAGCACCACCAGCGTCCAGCCCACCTCGGCTTCGACGCCCGCCCAAGCCCAGCGTGAATCCGAGGCCCGCTTCCGACGCGCGGAAGCCGGCACCGTGAAGCTGTCCCTCCAGGTGGTGGGAAACCCCAGCTTGCGCGCGAAGTCCGTCGTGGAGGTGCGCGGCATCTCCAGCTTCCTCTCCGGGAGGTATTTCGTCACAGAGGCGAAGCACGTCCTTTCGGCGTCTGGCTACACCTGCGAGCTGAAGCTGTCGCGTGACGGCACCGGACAGCGTCAGCAAGCCAGCGCCGAGAAGCAGGGCCAGCCCCAGGCAGGACAGCACAACACCAGCGCGCCCGCGACGACTGGGGCGCTGAAGGAAGTCGAGGCATTCGAGAGGGACACCGGCACCCGGTACATCGAGTACCGCCGTGACGGGCAGCCCATCGGTGTCGAGGACCCCGAAGCCGGAATGAGTCTCCCCAGGTAG
- a CDS encoding LysM peptidoglycan-binding domain-containing protein, translated as MAPHAGSRYSFCLGLRDEAGHLFLTERVPYGYQPHADTRVHLVAQGDSLWGLAGRYFVPLPRACGFWWAIADFQPEPIVDPTLELEAGRRVYVPSLRVLTDVILSEQRRRAGE; from the coding sequence GTGGCCCCTCACGCCGGCAGTCGCTACTCCTTCTGCCTGGGCCTCCGGGACGAGGCCGGCCACCTCTTCCTCACCGAGAGAGTGCCCTACGGCTACCAACCGCATGCGGACACGCGCGTTCACCTCGTCGCCCAGGGTGACTCCCTTTGGGGGCTGGCTGGGCGCTACTTCGTGCCCCTCCCGCGCGCCTGCGGCTTCTGGTGGGCCATCGCCGACTTTCAGCCGGAGCCCATCGTGGACCCCACCCTCGAGCTGGAGGCCGGGCGGCGCGTCTACGTCCCCTCGCTGCGCGTCCTCACCGACGTCATCCTCAGCGAGCAGCGGCGAAGGGCCGGCGAATGA
- a CDS encoding phage tail tape measure protein, with amino-acid sequence MLNNLGLGFVFTARDLASGTFQGVERNFMSLDRRVGLGTARIETAFQRLGVAMAIFTAGAVTVGASLSLANVAGQFEQALAGVAAVSGASAEVLGELRDAAIQASLATQFTPTESVLGLRELTQAGFTAAEAMKLLLPVLDLAGGSLGELTPQGAAGLASQAMKAFGISVDDAGVSVDQMLQAVNVFALSANELPLALGTAARGAQALNQSLPETLIALGLVKNVVPGVERASTAVAVAMERMADPQVQKHLRGLGVAVTDSSGNFLSFLDILDELSPALSRMTEAQRSAFLLKAFGREALGGVNAILTQFSNGIRKDTGEVVRGAEALEYLRGAFENAGGTAKAFREQMLDTYEGQKTLLAGNLETLAIVIGEPFSQVLKPLVTLVASAVQQVLGVFQALPGPVKRAFAAFALGAGGIITLVGAVISAKVGLALLVLGLKVLGLTLGSLLATVLPAVAAVVLLGVAVAGLAYAFRHNLGGLGDFARRVQEQVTLAFRGLVQLFEDGGFSGAVREELGRAENAGLKDFLINLYLWGHRIHSFFSGIADGFSAGLEAARPTLDAFQATLRRVGEAMGFLSERDDATTAAAKFAAFGASGATVGRALAHVFDFVVMGLTAAAEVVEGLAGQWGYMKAGVDVLVASLGHLGRVLGGALSGLLGTNSALQQGSSGWALMGEAIGFAIGNIATVVGVLVSAVSLAVSVVGGILNAALAAFSGIVDVFWGVVLTLSGILTGNWAEAWTGMKLVVFGVVDAISGVLLELVGAILGVVDAVANLFGADTGLQQALRSARLGLHRDLSVAFGLEDSLGAAPAPVVSTATTLPVDWPLESSSMPAVAALQASLPQPEVISSQPDSPPATPVLVSVQVDGEVLAQATARAERDAASRSFSPMASY; translated from the coding sequence GTGCTCAACAACCTCGGCCTGGGCTTCGTCTTCACGGCGCGAGACTTGGCCTCTGGCACCTTCCAGGGAGTGGAGCGAAACTTCATGAGCCTGGACAGGCGAGTGGGGTTGGGCACCGCGCGTATTGAAACCGCCTTCCAGCGACTCGGCGTCGCCATGGCCATCTTCACGGCCGGCGCCGTCACCGTGGGCGCATCCCTCTCCCTGGCTAACGTCGCCGGCCAGTTCGAACAAGCACTGGCGGGCGTGGCCGCCGTCTCCGGCGCCTCGGCCGAGGTGCTCGGGGAGCTACGTGACGCTGCCATCCAGGCCAGCCTCGCCACTCAATTCACGCCCACCGAGTCGGTGCTGGGCCTTCGCGAACTCACCCAGGCCGGCTTCACAGCCGCGGAGGCCATGAAGCTGCTGCTTCCCGTGTTGGACCTGGCGGGTGGCTCGTTGGGAGAGCTGACGCCCCAGGGTGCGGCGGGCCTCGCCTCACAGGCCATGAAGGCCTTCGGCATCTCCGTCGACGATGCGGGCGTCTCCGTCGATCAGATGCTCCAGGCTGTCAACGTCTTCGCATTGAGCGCGAACGAGCTGCCCCTGGCCCTCGGCACCGCCGCGCGCGGTGCGCAGGCCCTCAACCAGTCCCTACCCGAGACGCTCATCGCCCTGGGCCTCGTGAAGAACGTCGTCCCCGGCGTGGAGCGCGCCTCCACAGCCGTAGCGGTGGCCATGGAGCGCATGGCGGACCCACAAGTCCAAAAGCACCTGCGCGGCCTGGGCGTCGCCGTCACTGACTCCAGCGGCAACTTCCTCAGCTTCCTCGACATCCTCGACGAGCTGTCGCCCGCGCTCAGCCGCATGACGGAGGCCCAGCGTTCCGCATTCCTCTTGAAGGCGTTCGGCCGCGAAGCGCTCGGTGGTGTGAATGCCATCCTCACGCAGTTCTCCAACGGCATTCGCAAGGACACCGGAGAAGTCGTCCGTGGCGCCGAGGCCCTCGAGTACCTGCGAGGCGCGTTCGAAAATGCGGGAGGTACAGCCAAGGCGTTTCGCGAGCAGATGTTGGACACGTACGAAGGGCAGAAGACGCTGCTGGCCGGCAACCTGGAGACGTTGGCCATCGTCATCGGGGAGCCCTTCTCGCAAGTCTTGAAGCCCCTCGTCACCCTCGTCGCCAGCGCGGTGCAACAGGTGCTGGGTGTCTTCCAGGCGCTGCCTGGCCCTGTAAAGCGAGCCTTCGCAGCCTTCGCGCTGGGGGCCGGTGGCATCATCACCCTCGTAGGCGCCGTCATCTCCGCCAAGGTGGGCCTGGCGCTGCTGGTGCTGGGCCTCAAGGTGCTGGGCCTCACGCTGGGCAGCCTCCTGGCCACGGTGCTTCCGGCGGTAGCTGCTGTCGTCCTGCTGGGCGTCGCCGTGGCCGGCCTCGCCTACGCATTCCGTCACAACCTCGGGGGCCTGGGCGACTTCGCGCGGCGTGTGCAGGAGCAGGTGACGCTCGCCTTCCGCGGCCTCGTTCAGCTCTTCGAGGACGGAGGCTTCTCCGGCGCGGTGCGGGAGGAATTGGGCCGCGCGGAGAACGCCGGCCTGAAGGACTTCCTCATCAACCTCTACCTGTGGGGCCATCGCATCCACAGCTTCTTCTCCGGCATCGCCGACGGCTTCTCCGCGGGCCTGGAGGCCGCGCGCCCCACCCTCGACGCCTTCCAGGCGACGTTGCGGCGAGTGGGCGAGGCGATGGGCTTCCTTTCCGAGAGGGACGACGCAACCACCGCCGCAGCGAAGTTCGCCGCCTTCGGTGCCTCCGGGGCCACGGTGGGGCGCGCCCTCGCCCACGTCTTCGACTTTGTCGTCATGGGCCTGACCGCCGCTGCGGAAGTGGTGGAGGGCCTGGCGGGGCAGTGGGGCTACATGAAGGCCGGCGTCGATGTCCTCGTGGCAAGCTTGGGGCACCTGGGCCGCGTCCTCGGCGGGGCCCTCTCGGGCCTCTTGGGCACCAACTCCGCCTTGCAGCAGGGCAGCAGTGGGTGGGCGCTCATGGGGGAAGCCATCGGGTTCGCCATCGGCAACATCGCCACCGTCGTGGGCGTGTTGGTGTCCGCTGTCTCCCTCGCGGTGTCCGTGGTGGGGGGCATCCTCAACGCAGCCCTGGCGGCCTTCTCCGGCATCGTCGACGTCTTCTGGGGCGTGGTGTTGACGCTCAGTGGCATCCTCACGGGCAACTGGGCCGAGGCGTGGACGGGCATGAAGCTCGTCGTCTTCGGCGTGGTGGACGCCATCTCCGGCGTCCTCCTGGAGCTGGTGGGCGCCATCCTCGGCGTCGTGGACGCGGTGGCGAACCTCTTCGGTGCGGACACCGGCCTCCAGCAGGCCCTGCGGTCAGCTCGGCTGGGCCTCCACCGGGATTTGTCCGTCGCCTTCGGCCTTGAGGACTCGCTTGGCGCAGCCCCGGCACCCGTCGTATCCACGGCCACCACCTTGCCGGTGGACTGGCCTCTGGAGTCGTCGTCCATGCCGGCGGTGGCGGCCCTCCAAGCCTCGCTGCCCCAGCCCGAGGTGATCTCCTCGCAGCCGGACTCGCCTCCTGCCACCCCGGTTCTCGTCAGCGTGCAGGTAGACGGCGAGGTGCTTGCCCAGGCCACGGCGCGCGCCGAGAGGGACGCCGCCTCCCGCAGCTTTTCCCCCATGGCGTCTTACTGA